CGCTTGGAGCGCTACCTGTCCCGAAAACTACCCATGAATTTTTCTGACGAGGCAAGATTATAAATAGATTCTGTAAACCGAATTATTATAACTTCAGGCAAAAATCGGTTCCCGCGAAGTGGGGGGCATGCTGATAAAGATTGGCTGCTTATTACGTAACACAACCCTGGTCGCACGGTAAGGTGTAGCGATACTCTCGATGCTAGCCGAACTGCAGATGGACGAGATACATACTGTCACGCAGCGAGATGCCTCGCGAACTCGCTAGGCAGGGGGTCACCCAGTCGGCCTGGGCCCAGCCGGCGCCATGCGGCTAATGCTTCAATTGCAATGTTATTTGGCCTTCATGCTTGAATTCTGAATTCGCAGTAGACATTTTATCCAGGACCCCAACGGGCAAATCGAATTCACTCTCCGCTTTTGCAATTACCGACTCATCCATAGATGGTTTAAGGACAGTTAATACGCCTTCTAAAAAGCGTCTACCCGTACACATATGCGCTCCATACTTGGGTTACTTCGACATTCACTGATTGGTTGAGTAGTTTTTTTACTCGATTCGTTTCGTTTGTTGATACTTGCTTCCGAATAGTCAGCGCCATAAATATCTTCCTGGAGTTTGTCAAAGACAGATTGAGAATTATCAATGCAATGAGCGCGTATTTTTCGCATAGTATCCACTCGTCAGTACACGTACCTACAAGATGCCTGGAAAGACATCCCTACCCCTTTCCGCTGCCCGGTGACAGCGATACGACTCCTCCCTTTCAACGGTCCCGGGCAGTTTTTTATTTCCTGCATTGACTACCCTCTCCTGTTATCACCCCGACTCGCGTGGAGAATATTTTTCCCGCAGCTGCAACACCAGGCCATAGATCACCGGCAACACCAGCAGGCTCAGTATGGTTACCGTGACCATGCCGCCGACCATCGGTGCGGCGATGCGCTGCATCACCTCCGAGCCGGTGCCGCTGCCCCACATGATGGGCAACAGGCCGGCGATAATCGCGGTGGCGGTCATGGCGATGGGTCGCACCCGCTCCGCCGTGCCCTTGTGCACCGCGGCCATAATATCGGCCGCCTGCAATGGGCCCTGCGCCGCGCGCCGTTCGGCGACGGCCTGATCGATGAAGGTCAGCACCAGCACGCCGATCTCGGCCGCCACACCGGCGAGGGCGATAAAGCCGACCGCCACCGCCACCGAGAGATTGAAGTTGAGCAGGTGCACCAGCCAGAAACCACCGATCAGGCCAAACGGGATGGACAACATAACTACCAGTGGCGCGCTGACGTTGCGGAAATTGAAATACAGCAGCAGGAAGATCACCAGCAGGGTGGCCGGGATCACAATCCGCAGACTGGCCGCCGCCCGTTCCATGTACTCAAACTGGCCCGACCATACCAGGGTATAACCCGGTGGAATCTCCACCTGCCGGTCGACAATCTCTTTGGCCTTCGCGACATAACCACCAATGTCCGAACTGCTGATGTCCACATACACCCAGGCATTGGGACGGGAGTTCTCGGTCTTGATCGACGGCGCGCCACGGTTCAGCTTGAGCTCGGTGACCAGCGACAGGGGAATCTGCGCGCCGCTGGGGGTCGGCACCAGCACCCGCTTCAGGTCATCCAGGTTGTCACGCAACTCGCGCGGATAACGCACGTTGACGGGGTAACGCTCCAGGCCCTCGATGGTCTGGGTGACGTTCATGCCACCGATGGCGGTCTGGATGATGTCCTGCACATCGCCCACTGTCAGCCCATAACGCGCGGCCTCCTCGCGATGGATATCGAAGTCGAGGTAGTAGCCGCCTGCCGCCTTGTCACCAAAGGCCGACAGCGTGTCGGGCAGCTGTTTCAGCACCCGTTCCACATCACCGGCCACCGACTCCAGCACCATCAGGTCAGGCCCGCTGACCTTGATGCCGATGGGCGTCTTGATGCCGGTGGACAACATGTCGATGCGGGTCTTGATGGGCATGGTCCAGGCATTGGCCAGCCCCGGGAAGCGGATCGCCGCATCCATCTCGTTCATGAGCTGTTTGGTGGTCTTGTCCGGATCCGGCCAGTCCGATCTGGGCCGCAGCCGAATGGTGGTCTCCAGCATCGCCAGCGGGGCGGGATCGGTGGCCGTCTCCGCGCGCCCCACCTTGCCAAACACCGTCTCTACCTCGGCAAAGGTTTTCAGAATCTTGTCCGTCTGTTGCAGGATCTCCCGGGCCTTGGTGATCGACAGCCCCGGATAAGTCGTCGGCATATAAAGGATGTCACCCTCATCCAGCGGCGGCATGAATTCGCTGCCGAGCTGGCTCAGGGGATAGGCGGTGGCGGCCAATAGCAGCACCGCGAACACCAGGGTAAGCCCCCGCCAGCGCATTGCCAGATGCAGCGCCGGGCTGTGTATCGCGTGCAGCCAGCGATTCATCGGGTTGCTGGCCTCTGCGGGAATCCTGCCGCGAATAAAATACCCCATCAGTACCGGCACCAGGGTGATGGCCAGCAGCGCCGCGGCGGCCATCGCATAGGTCTTGGTATAGGCCAGCGGCGAAAACATGCGCCCCTCCTGTGCCTGCAGGGTGAATACCGGCAGGAAAGAGACGGTGATAATCAGCAGCGAAAAAAACAGCGCCGGGCCGACCTCACGCGAGGCCGACGTAATCGCCTGCCAGCGTTGTGCCGAGCTCAGTGCGCCACCTTCGCGGGCGGCCATCTTCTCCAGGTGTTTGTGGGCGTTCTCGATCATCACGATGGCGCCATCCACCATCGCGCCGATGGCGATGGCGATACCGCCGAGGGACATGATGTTGGCGTTGATGCCCTGCCACTTCATGATGCTGAAGGCGATCAGGATACCGATGGGTAGCGAGATAATGGCGACCAGGGCCGAGCGCGCATGCAGCAGGAACAGGATCGAGATGAGCGCCACCACAATGGACTCCTCGATGAGTTTCTCGCCCAGATTTTTCACCGCCCTTTCGATCAGGTCACCCCGGTCATAGGTGGGGACAATCTCCACTCCCTGCGGCAAGCCCTTTTTCAGTTCCTCCAGTTTGGCCTTCACCCGCTGGATGGTGGCCAGCGCATTTTCGCCGTAGCGCATGATCACCACTCCGCCGGCCACCTCGCCCTCGCCATTGAGCTCGGCCACGCCGCGGCGCAGCTCGGGCCCCAGATGCACATGGGCAACATCCTGCAGGCGGATCGGGGTGCCATTGTCATCGACGCCCACAGGGATGACGTTCAGGTCCTCGATTGACTGGATGTAACCCAGGCCACGCACCATGTATTCGGTCTCGGCCATTTCGATCAGCTTGCCACCCACATTATTGTTGGAGCGTTGAATCGCATGCCGCACCCTGGATAACGGGATGTTGTAAGCCAGCAGCGCGTTGGGATCGACCTCCACCTGGTACTGCTTGACAAAACCGCCCACCGACGCGACCTCGGAGACGCCCGCCACGGTCTGCAAGGGATAACGCAGGTACCAGTCCTGGATAGAGCGCAGCTGCGCCAGATCATGTCGGCCGGTTTTATCCACCAGGGCGTATTCATAGACCCAGCCGACGCCCGTTGCGTCCGGGCCCAGCGACGGTGAAACGCCGGCCGGCAGGCGCGCACTGACATAGTTGAGATATTCCAGCACCCGCGAGCGGGCCCAGTACATATCGGTGCCATCTTCAAAAATCAGGTAGACAAAGGAATAACCGAAAAAGGAATAGCCGCGCACCACCTTGGCACTGGGCACCGCCAGCATCGCGGTGGTGAGCGGATAGGTCACCTGGTCCTCGACCACCTGCGGAGCCTGGCCGGGATATTCGGTGAACACGATCACCTGCACATCGGAAAGATCGGGGATGGCATCCAGCGGGGTATTTTTTATCGACCAGACCCCCACCGCAATGGCAATCACGGTGGCAATCAGAATCAGCAGACGATTGCGCAGCGAGGCATCGATGATGCTAGTGATCATGGACAGCGCCCTCCGTGCTCATGCCGGAATGATCGGAATGATCCATATTGGCCGGCATAGCCTCGTCAGTTCCTGAGGTCGCGGGTGGAATGGATGTTTGCCCATGGGCGGAGTGATCCATGGTCATGTTCGAATGATCCTCGTCGCTCATCGTTTTGGCGCTGGGTTCA
The nucleotide sequence above comes from Gammaproteobacteria bacterium. Encoded proteins:
- a CDS encoding efflux RND transporter permease subunit, translated to MITSIIDASLRNRLLILIATVIAIAVGVWSIKNTPLDAIPDLSDVQVIVFTEYPGQAPQVVEDQVTYPLTTAMLAVPSAKVVRGYSFFGYSFVYLIFEDGTDMYWARSRVLEYLNYVSARLPAGVSPSLGPDATGVGWVYEYALVDKTGRHDLAQLRSIQDWYLRYPLQTVAGVSEVASVGGFVKQYQVEVDPNALLAYNIPLSRVRHAIQRSNNNVGGKLIEMAETEYMVRGLGYIQSIEDLNVIPVGVDDNGTPIRLQDVAHVHLGPELRRGVAELNGEGEVAGGVVIMRYGENALATIQRVKAKLEELKKGLPQGVEIVPTYDRGDLIERAVKNLGEKLIEESIVVALISILFLLHARSALVAIISLPIGILIAFSIMKWQGINANIMSLGGIAIAIGAMVDGAIVMIENAHKHLEKMAAREGGALSSAQRWQAITSASREVGPALFFSLLIITVSFLPVFTLQAQEGRMFSPLAYTKTYAMAAAALLAITLVPVLMGYFIRGRIPAEASNPMNRWLHAIHSPALHLAMRWRGLTLVFAVLLLAATAYPLSQLGSEFMPPLDEGDILYMPTTYPGLSITKAREILQQTDKILKTFAEVETVFGKVGRAETATDPAPLAMLETTIRLRPRSDWPDPDKTTKQLMNEMDAAIRFPGLANAWTMPIKTRIDMLSTGIKTPIGIKVSGPDLMVLESVAGDVERVLKQLPDTLSAFGDKAAGGYYLDFDIHREEAARYGLTVGDVQDIIQTAIGGMNVTQTIEGLERYPVNVRYPRELRDNLDDLKRVLVPTPSGAQIPLSLVTELKLNRGAPSIKTENSRPNAWVYVDISSSDIGGYVAKAKEIVDRQVEIPPGYTLVWSGQFEYMERAAASLRIVIPATLLVIFLLLYFNFRNVSAPLVVMLSIPFGLIGGFWLVHLLNFNLSVAVAVGFIALAGVAAEIGVLVLTFIDQAVAERRAAQGPLQAADIMAAVHKGTAERVRPIAMTATAIIAGLLPIMWGSGTGSEVMQRIAAPMVGGMVTVTILSLLVLPVIYGLVLQLREKYSPRESG